The Gemmatimonadaceae bacterium DNA segment GTCGTTGCTCTCGATGAGCGCGCCGTCGGCGGTCCGGAGGCTGAGGTAGGCATCGAAGTCGGAGGAGCGCATCGTGATGATGATGCGCTCACCGGCGCGGCCCTCGAACGTGTAGGCGTCGTAAAAGGTGCCGTCGTCCTCGAGCACGCGATCGCCCTCCTGCAAGGTGCCGGAGACGGTCTGTCCGAAGGCGATGTCGCGGGTGGCCCGTGCGTCGCCGCTGGCCGTCGCGCCGCCGCCGAGCACCTCGGCCGCCGACCCGCCACCGCTGCCGTCTGCGCTGACCTCGAGCGAGTACTCGCCGGTCTCGCCGCCTTCGAACGAGCTCACCAGGATGACGTAGGTGCCCGCACGCTCGGCCGTGAAGCTGATGCGCGAGTCGAGGTCGTCATCGTTGTAGTCATCGTTGGAATCGAGGGCATCGTCGCCGCCGAGCAGCCCGATCCGCAGGAAGCTGTCGAAGTCCTCTGAGCGCTGCGTGACGGTGACGCGCTGGCCGGCGGTGAGGTCGAGATACCAGGCCTGCACGTGCGCGCCGTCCTCGAGGGTCTGGTCGTCGGCGGCGAGCGCCGCGGTCACGGTGCGTCCGACGCTGAGGCGACGTTGCGCGTTGACCGGCTGCGCGAGCACGTCGGCGACGGACATTCCTTGCCCCTGGGCCGGGGATGCAACGGCCAGCGTGTACTCGCCCGTCTCGGCCTCGGCGAAGGAGTTCGCGCGGATCACGTAGGTGCCGTTGGACGGCCAGGTGATGCGAATGCGTGCGTCCGAACCGCCGGCGCCATCGTCGTTGCTCTCGAGCTGGTCGCCGCCGTGGCGGCCCACCGCGAGATAGGCATCGAAGTTGGAGGAGCGCAGTGTGATGATGGCGGTCTCGCCTTGGCGACCTTCGATGTACCAGAGGTGGTAGTGCGAGCCGTCATCGAGCGTCGGGTCGCTGGCGGCGAGGGCGGCGGTCTTGCTGTCGCCGACGCGGATCATCCGATCGCGGTTGACGGGCGCGCTCCAGGAATCTTGCGCGGCAAGGGCGAGCGGGGTGCCTAGCGCGGACGCGAGGAGGGCCAGCGTGGCGATCGAGCGGGTAGAGCGCATAGGAGACCTGTTGGCGAGAGAGAGGGGTGCACTACTTGGTGCCGGCCGCGGCATCGTCACTGCCGCTGGCCCAGCTGACTTCGAGGCGATACCGCCCGCTGGCGCCGGCGGCGAAGGTGTTGGCGAGGATCACGTACGTCCCATTGGCCGGGAACGTGAAGCTGAGCTGGGAATCGGTGTTGCCGCCGGAGTCGTCGTCGTTGGCGAGGAGGCGCTGTTCGCCGTGCCGCCCGATGTGCACGTAGGCGTCGAAGTCAGACGAGCGCAGCGTGATGACCACGCGCTCGCCGGCGCGCCCTTCGAGATACCAGGCATCGAAAGGCGAGTCGTCGGTGAGCGTGCACGAGTCGGCGCCGAGGCTGCCGGTGACGGGCGTACCGACGGTGATTCGGCGGGCCGGATCGACAGGCATCGCGAGCACGGCGGCGTTGGACATCGCGCTGCGAGTTGCTGCCGCGACGCCCCCGCCGCTCGCAGCACCGCCGCTCGGCGCACCTCCGCTGGTGACCTCAAGCGTGTAGGCGCCCGTGCTGCCGGGCCGCAGCATATTCGCGATGATCACGTAGACGCCGTCGCGCGGCAGGATCTGCGTGATGCGCGCGTCCGTGCCGCCGGCGCCATCGTCGTCGGTGGCCAGGGTGGCCGTGCCGCCCTGCACGCCGAGGTGCAGGAAGGCGTCGAAGTCGGCGGACTTCATCGTGATGGTGACCTGCTCGCCGGCGCGTCCTTCGTAGAACCAGGTCCCGAAGGCCGTGCGGTCGCGCAGCACGGGGTCCGACTCGGCGAGCCGTCCGCGGGCCGTCTGGCCGATTCGCAGCATCTGCGGCGCGGCGGGGCGCGCGGCGAGCACTTCGGCGATCTCGACGTGGGCGCGGCCGGCCCCGACCCGCAGCGTGTAGTCGCCGCGGGCGTCCTTGCCGATGGCGTTTGCCATCACGACGTAGCGCCCGGTGCGCGGGAAGGTGACGGTGAGGCGGGCGTTGGTGCCGCCGCCGCCATCGTCATCGTTGCCGATGATGCTGTCCGTTCCGGCGATGCCGATGCTGAGGTAGGCGTCGAAGCCGCTGGCTTCCATATCAATCTGGACGGTCTCACCGGCGCGGCCCTGGAGCACGTAGCCGTTGAAGGGGGTGTTGTCGGTGCGCACGGGGCTACGCGCACTGAGCGTGCCACGCACGGGCTGTCCGGCCGCGAGGGCGGGGAACGAATCGGCCACCGCGAGCACGTCGCGATCGGTCATCGCGGTCCAGTCGATGCTGCTGCCGTCGCGCATCTCGAGCGTGTAGCGTCCGCGTCCGTTGGGCCGCAGCGCGTTGGCGACGACGGCGTACATCCCGTTGGCCGGGAGCGCGAGCGTGATGCGCGCATTGGTGCCGCCGCCGGAGTCGTCGTCGGTGGCGAGCACCTGCTTGCCACCCACCTGGGCGACGTGTAGGTAGGTGTCGAACTCCGCCGATCGCAGGTTGAGGGTCACGCGCTGGCCGGCGCGGCCCTCGAAGTACCACACCTGGAACGGCGAGGCGTCTTCCATCGCCTCGGTGGCCTCGGCGAGGTTGCCCTCGACCGACTGGCCGATGCGGATGCGGCGATCGGTCGGCGCGCGGCCGATGACGTTCGCGGTGGCGACGGTCGGGAGCCCGGTGCGGATGCCGAGCGTGTAGGATCCGCTTGCATCGCGACCATAGGAGTTGGCGAGGATGACGTAGCGTCCGGTGCGCGGCAGCCGCGCGACGATCAGCGCGTCGCTGTTGGCGCCGGAGTCGTCATCGCGCGCGACGACGGAATCACTGCCGGCCATACCGAGGGCGAGGAAGGCGTCGAAGTCCGTGGACTCCATCGAGATCTCGACGACCTGGCCGGCGCGTCCCTCGAAGCTGTAGGCGTCGAATGAGGATCCGTCGGTGAGCAGGGCGCTCTCTGCCGTGAGCGAGCCGCGCACGGTTCCGCCGATTTCGAGGCGCGGATGCTGATCTGCCATCCGCACAGCCTCGGCGAAGGTGACCTGCACGCGCGCGATGCTCTCGAAGGCGAGCGTGTAGTCGCCGAGCGCTGCCTTGTGGACGGCGTTGGCGACGATGGTGTAGTTGCCGTCGGCCGGAAGCTCGATGCTGATGCGTGCATCGGTGCCACCGCCGCCGTCGTCATCCTGGCGCACGGACTGCTGGCGGCCGTCGACGGCGCGGGTGAGGATCAGATACGGGTCGAAGGCCGACGAGCGCATCGTGATGGAGACGCGCTGGCCTTGGGTGCCGCGGAAGGTCCAGGCGTCGAAGCGCGTGCTGTCGTCGAGGACCGGTGAGCCGAGCGTGAGCGCACCGGTGATGGTCTCGCTGAGGCGAATCTCGCCGCCGCGTCGGCGCGTGGGGGTGGGGCGCGGCGCGGCGGAACCGGGTGCCGGCGCCGCCGAGCTGGGCGCGGCGGCGGGAGGGCGTCCGCCGGCTGGCGGCGGCGGTGGCGGTGGTGCCGCGCCAGCCGGCGCGCCGGTGCCGCGGGTGGGGCGCGCCCCGCCGACGCTGCTGCGCGAGGCCACGCGCCGCGCAACGGAGTCGCGGAGTGACGGCACGACACCGGTGATGCCCCACTTGTGGTCGAAGGGCTGCACCTGCGGGACCTGCGCCTGGTTGGTCTCGGTGGAGACGCGGTCCACCACCCACATCCCGAGCTCGGCCAGGGTGACGTTGCCGTCGCCGTTGGCATCGGCCATTCCGTAGAGCCCGTTGAGCAGGAAGTAGGTGAAGGCGCCGTGCCCTTCCCACTGGTCGCCTTCCTGTGAGTCCTGCGTGCCCTCGCTGGAGACGAGGCGTCGGATGTTGGGACCGAGCGTCTGCGCAGCGCGGCTGAGCTGGTTGGAATTGAACAGCGTGCCCGAGCGGCAGGCGTCGAGGATCAGCAACACCGGGCTCTGGCCCGGCAGATAGCTCACTTCCTTATTGATGTCGTCGAGCGAGATGCCGCGGCGCGCGATGTTGGCGCTGTCCGCGTCGTGGGGCATCAGGTAGCCCTCGACGTTGTTGTGCACCTCTCGCACGCCACCGTGGCCGGCGAAGTACACGATGAGCTCGTCGTTCTCCTGCGTGGCCTCGACGAGCGATCGGTAGGTGTCGAGAAACTTCTCGCGCGTGGCATCCTGATTGAGCAGGATGACCATCGTGTCCACGTTGGCGGCCGAGGCGGGCGAGCGGAGCCAGCCGACGAAGGCCATCGCGTCGACGGAGGCGTAGCGCAGCTGCGGTATGCGCCGGTCCTGGTACTGGTCCACCCCGACGATGAGGGCGCGTCGCTTCCCGGTAACGCGCTGCTGGGTGCTGCGTTGCGGGATGACGCCGCGGGTGCCCGGGTCCTGGGCGGCGACGGGGACGGCATCGAGGCCCGCGGCGAGGGCGAGGACGAGGATGAGGCGGAGCGCGGCGCGCGGGGTCATCGGACGAAGGCGGTAGGGAAGGGCCGACGCACTAACCTGCGACGGCTTGCAGAGGGGGGCAATGGGCGGACGGCGCTACTGGTGCAGCATCCACTTGAAGTCCCGCCCGGCCGGGCATTCCACGAGCCGCGGACCCCACGTGGATACGGAGCCGTCAGTGAAGCCGGCACGCGCGTAGAGCCGCGTGGGGCCGGCCACCACGAAGGTGAAGAGATCGCCCCAGGGCGAGACGTCGCCGCGGAAGATGCCTTCGGCGTAGACGGCGATGTAGAGGCTGGTGCGGTTGTCGTAGTGCACCTTGCAGGCGGTGCTGTTCCGCGCGGCATTGCCGGAACTGAACTTTGAATCCGGCGGCAGCTCGCCCGGTTCGCCTCGAATGTTGACACCGCTGATGGCGCGGATGTTCTCATCCTGTGCCGGATCGCTGGTCCCACGTGCCGTGGCCGCCCGATCGCGGGCCTTGCCGGCCGGCTTCCCCTGGCCTGCAAGCGGAGCTGCGGCGACTGCCAGCGTGATGAGGGCAGCGAATGCGCAGGCGGCGTGACGGACAGCTCGACGGGGACGGACCGGCATCATATGGAAGGGCTCCAGCGGAAACGAGAAGGACGAGTCACTAGCGCGCATAGTGCATAGGGCGTGGGCGGCGACGCAACCATCGTGTGTCACCGTCTGCAATCGCTGTGACGGGACCGGATTGCGCGACGATGGTATTCGTCGCTTCTTCTATGTGTTCCATCGGTTCCGGCGATGGCGCGCGCGATCTCGGTGACGTGAATCACGAGGGCACGCTCGAGTGCGGAACCGTGGAATCGAAGCGGAACACGCGGTGTAGCAGGCCGCGACCTCAACGACTGCACGCCACTCCCCACCTCGTTCCCGACGCAATGCATCGCCCGATCGCCCGCTGCCTCTGGCTCGCCAGCTTCGCCGTCATCACGTCATCTACCGTCGCCGAGGCGCAGACCAAACGCGCCGTGCTTGTCGGCATCAACCGCTACGACGCCGTGAGCGCCCCGGCTGGATCGCAGCTCGCTGCCACCGCGACGACGCGACGCATCACGAACCTCAACGGCGCGCTGAACGACGCGACGGCGATGCGCGACCTCTTGGTCGGACGCTTCGGGTTTCCGGCCGCCAACGCGCGGTTGATGACGGACGGCGAGGCGACGCGTGACGCGATCATCGCGGCCGTGAACGAGACGTTGGCGCAGTCGCAGCCGGGCGACGTGGTGGTGTTCTTCTATGCAGGGCACGGCTCGCAGCGGCGCAACACGCTGTCGCCGAGCCCGAGCCGGCTGGACCAGACGATCGTGACGGCCGATGCCAACATCGGCGCCTACGACATCCGCGACAAGGAACTCGGACGGCTCTTCAATCCCTTCCTCGACAAGGGCGTGGAGCTGATCCTGATCTTCGACAGCTGCCATTCCGGTTCGATCACGCGCGGCGGTCTCTCGCAGGCAGTCGAGCGCTGGGCGGCAATCGACGAGCGCGATGCCGCCGACCCCGGGATGGCACGCGACGAGTCACCCGATCGCCGCGGTGCGCTGGTGATCTCGGCGGCGCAGGACTATCAGAGCGCGTTGGAGCGACCGGACGCGACGGGCAATCCGCGCGGCATCTTCACGGTGTCGTTGATCGAGACGCTCAACACCGTGCCGCCCGGCGAGTCGGCGGTGAACGTGTTCCGCCGCCTGCGCGCACGGATGCAGATGGACGGCGTGCCGCAGGAGCCGGTGCTCGACGCGACGATGCAGCGCCAGCAGCGCCCGGTCTTCGGCGGCGCGTCAGCGGGCGACGGCAGCACCTCGGTCGCGGTGCTGCGCGTCTCGTCGGGCGGCGTAGAGTTGCAGGGCGGGCCGGCGTTGGGCATCCGGCCGGGTGCGGTGCTGCGCAAGCTCTCCACGGGCGCCGACTCGAGCATCCGCGTCACGGTGGACAGCGTGCTCGGCATCAGCCGGACGCGCGGCCGCGTGACCACCGGCTCGGCGAACCGCGTGCAGGTCGGTGACTTGTTCGTGCTGGAGCGTTGGGTGTCGGCGCCCAGCGCGGGAATTACGCTGTATGTGCCGCCAAGCGGGCCCGACCGCGCGACGCTCGAAGCGGTGGCGGATTCGATCAGCGAACTGCGGGGCGAGGACGGCATCGAATGGCTGGACGACCTGGCGCAGCTCCCTGCCGACTCACTGCCGTTCTTCGTGATGCAATGGACGGGTGCGGGCTGGGAGCTGCGTCAGAGCGGCGGTGCGGCCATCGCGCTGCCGCGGCGTCCCACGGCCGCGGTGCTGCGTGAGCGCTTGCTGCGCGCCAAGGGCGATGCGCCGGCGGCGCGATTCTTCCTGAACCTCCCTCCGACGGCAGCAGTGGCGTCGCAACTACGCGCCGCGTTCCCGAGCGGGAGCTCGGTGGTGCTGGGCACGGAGCTGGCGACGGCGACCTACGCGCTGGTCGGCCGCATCGGCGGTGCGGGCATTCAGTACGCGCTCGTGCAACCGACGGCGTCGCAGGCGTTGGCGCAGACCTCGCCGCTGCCGCTGCGCACCGACTGGACCGAGCTCGGTGACGGCGACGCGAGCGGTTTGCGTGAGCTGACGGACAAGGCCTTCACGCTGGCGCGGGTGCGCTCGTGGTTCCTGCTCGAGGCGCCGCCGGGGGGCGCGAGCTTCCCGTACCGCCTGGCATTCCGGCGCCTCTCGGACAACGCGCTGCGTACCGAGGGCGAGTTCCGTGCGGGCGAGACCTATGAAGTGGAACTGGTCGCCGATTCAGCGGCGGTGACGAACCGCATCGAGCGCCGCCGCATCTATGTGTTCGCGATCGACTCGCACGGCAACGCCGGATTGGTCTACCCGCAGGGGGCGAACGTCGAGAACCGCGTGCCCTTCGACCGCGGACCCGACGGGCGCTGGCCGACGAACATCCCGCTGGGCCCGCAGAGTCAGTTTGGAATCGGGGCGCCGTTTGGCGTCGACTCGTTCCTGCTGCTGGCTTCGGACGAGATCATCGAGCCCTGGGCCTTCGAGTGGTCCGGCGTGCGGAGCGCGACGCGCGGAGCCGGCTCCGGTCCACTGTCGGATCTGCTTGGGGGCACGGGTACCCGGACCCGAGGCACCGTGACCCAGGCGCCGCTGAGCTGGTCGCTGGATCGCGTTGTTATCCGTACTATTGACCGTTGAATTTCCATCCACTGTCTCACCTCACACCATCCAATCCAATGCACTCGCTCCGTTCGCTCATCGCTCGAAGTCTCGCCGCGCTGCTGGTGGCCGGCGTGGTCGCACCGGTCCTCGGCGCCCAAGCGCTCCGTGCGGCCGACAATATGTACACGGTCGAGGAGCTGCGGAGCATCGCAGACCAGGTGATCCGCGATCGCGTGCAGCGCTTTGGGCGCGACACCGACCCGCAGCGTCGGGCGGATATCGGCGGGCTGATCAACACGATCCAGCGCACGGTGGGTTACAGCGCGCACCCGCTGAAGTGGGAGATCGTGATGGACTCCTCGTTGAACGCCTCGGCGATCCCAGGCGGCGGGATGCTGATCAACGTCGGCCTCGCGCTGTACTGCGACCAGTACGCCGGCCCGCGATCGGGTAACGACGCGACGCGTAAGCGGCGCATCTATATGGGATGCCTGGCGGCGGTGATCGGCCACGAATTCGGGCACCTTGAGCTCGGTCACACCGAGAACCTCGGCCAGACGATCAATCGTCGGCAGGAGATGCAGCGACGGTTGCGAATGGCCTCGAAGTTCAGCGAGGCGGTGCGTGACTCGGTGCTGATGGCGGCGACGCGCTTTGAGCGGAACCAGGAGCTGGAGGCGGACCGCGCCGGTGCAATCTACATCCTGCGTGTGGGCTACGAAGTGCAGGACGCGATCGACCTCTTTGACTCGATGGACCGCGACGAGCGCAACAGCCCGGCGTGGCGCAACCGCATCACCTGGACCGGAGGTCACCCGCGCTCGGCCGAGCGCGTGGCGATGCTGGAGATTGCGCGTGGCGAGCTGAAGCTGCTGCAGCGCGACTACGACGACGCGATCGCGCTGATCCAGGCCGAGGAACTGCCGGACACGGCGCTGGCGATGCTGGACCGCGTGTTGGCGGCCTTCCCGAACCTGGCGGCGGCGCGGCACGCACGCGCGGTGGTGCTGGCGCAGCAGTGGCTGGCCGGTGCGGACCCGAGCGAGCTGCGCGTGCGCCCGATGCTGCCGGCCTACGACGCCCGCTTTATGGGCTCGATCCGCGGTTCGAACCCGAACCAGGGTCGGGCGGCCCGAGCGCCTGCCCGCGAGGCGTTCACGGCGCTGTTCCACCGCGACGCGCATCCGTACACGCTGGCGAACCTGGCGGTGATCGAGGCCTACGACGGCGACATCAACGGGGCCATCGAGAAGGCGAACCTCGCGGCATCGAAGGCGCCGCGTGACCCGGCGGTGCTCAACAACCTCGGCATCGTCTTGTTCCTCGCCAACCGCAACGCCGAGGCCAAGGACGCCTTCCAGCGTGCGGAGCAGGCGGCGGGCAACAATCCGTCGCCGCAGATCCTGTTCAACAACGCGCGCATCGCGGCGGCCACGGGTGACAACGCGTCGGCCGCGCGCTACGCCAGCCGCTACCTGCAGCGTGATCGCGGGTCGAACTGGTCGCGCGAGGCGCAGACACTCGGCGGCACTGGCGGCGGCAATGCCGGTGGCAACGCGGGTGGTGGTAACGCCGGCAGCGCCGCGCCCGCGGCGCGCACGGCGCCGATGCCGAGCATCAACGGCGCGGAGCTCGGTGCCGCGCGCTCGCGCCTCGTGGCAGCGCTGGGCGAGCCGGACGGCGGCCAGGACGCGGCGGGCACGGTGTGGCGGTATCCGGCCCGCGGCCTGACCGTACTGCTCGACGAAGAAGGCCGTTCGAAGATGTTCATCGTCGAAAGCCGCGCCGGCGGAGCGCTCGGCGGCGTGACCGTCGGCGACCGATACGACGCGGTCACCCGCGCACAGGGCCAGCCGGATCTGGAGCAGCAGGCGCAACAGGGGACGGTGTACCGCTGGAATCGCGGCGGCTGGAACCTCCTGACCATCGTGAACAACGGAGCCGTTATCGCCGTCGGTGCTGGCCGAAACTGAGTATGCGTGAAGTAGTTGCAGGACTCGTCCTCCTCGCCGCGGCGGCTTCGCCGCTCGCGGCGCAGGAGCGGCGGGGGATCGTAGAGATCGAGCACCGCAGCGGCAACGCGCGGTTCATCTACATCGACGGAACGCGCGCGGACACGAGCGAGGTGGGGGCGAACCCCACCGTGCGCGTGCCCCGCGGCGTGTCCGTGCAGGTGCGCGTGGTGGGGACGAACACGGCGCTGTATCGCTTCGGCACCAAGGCGGAGGTGCAGCCGGCGCCGGACCTCGACGCCGTGCGGTCGTTGGTGCTGCGCTCGGCGCCGTTTATGCCCGAGCTGCGCACGGTGGCCTCCGCGCTCGGCGGGCGCGGGGGCGAGGACGCCGCCGAGGCGGAAGCCGCGATGGCCGATGCCGACCGACGGTTGCTGGAGGAGACCACGCTCGGGGTACGCAATGCACTCGGGCGGGTGGACCGCGCCGTATACGGGCGTGCCGGGCTGCAGCAGTACCTGACGACGACGCTGTATGCGCTGGAGCAGATGCGCCTCGGTGAGC contains these protein-coding regions:
- a CDS encoding caspase family protein, with translation MTPRAALRLILVLALAAGLDAVPVAAQDPGTRGVIPQRSTQQRVTGKRRALIVGVDQYQDRRIPQLRYASVDAMAFVGWLRSPASAANVDTMVILLNQDATREKFLDTYRSLVEATQENDELIVYFAGHGGVREVHNNVEGYLMPHDADSANIARRGISLDDINKEVSYLPGQSPVLLILDACRSGTLFNSNQLSRAAQTLGPNIRRLVSSEGTQDSQEGDQWEGHGAFTYFLLNGLYGMADANGDGNVTLAELGMWVVDRVSTETNQAQVPQVQPFDHKWGITGVVPSLRDSVARRVASRSSVGGARPTRGTGAPAGAAPPPPPPPAGGRPPAAAPSSAAPAPGSAAPRPTPTRRRGGEIRLSETITGALTLGSPVLDDSTRFDAWTFRGTQGQRVSITMRSSAFDPYLILTRAVDGRQQSVRQDDDGGGGTDARISIELPADGNYTIVANAVHKAALGDYTLAFESIARVQVTFAEAVRMADQHPRLEIGGTVRGSLTAESALLTDGSSFDAYSFEGRAGQVVEISMESTDFDAFLALGMAGSDSVVARDDDSGANSDALIVARLPRTGRYVILANSYGRDASGSYTLGIRTGLPTVATANVIGRAPTDRRIRIGQSVEGNLAEATEAMEDASPFQVWYFEGRAGQRVTLNLRSAEFDTYLHVAQVGGKQVLATDDDSGGGTNARITLALPANGMYAVVANALRPNGRGRYTLEMRDGSSIDWTAMTDRDVLAVADSFPALAAGQPVRGTLSARSPVRTDNTPFNGYVLQGRAGETVQIDMEASGFDAYLSIGIAGTDSIIGNDDDGGGGTNARLTVTFPRTGRYVVMANAIGKDARGDYTLRVGAGRAHVEIAEVLAARPAAPQMLRIGQTARGRLAESDPVLRDRTAFGTWFYEGRAGEQVTITMKSADFDAFLHLGVQGGTATLATDDDGAGGTDARITQILPRDGVYVIIANMLRPGSTGAYTLEVTSGGAPSGGAASGGGVAAATRSAMSNAAVLAMPVDPARRITVGTPVTGSLGADSCTLTDDSPFDAWYLEGRAGERVVITLRSSDFDAYVHIGRHGEQRLLANDDDSGGNTDSQLSFTFPANGTYVILANTFAAGASGRYRLEVSWASGSDDAAAGTK
- a CDS encoding PPC domain-containing protein; translation: MRSTRSIATLALLASALGTPLALAAQDSWSAPVNRDRMIRVGDSKTAALAASDPTLDDGSHYHLWYIEGRQGETAIITLRSSNFDAYLAVGRHGGDQLESNDDGAGGSDARIRITWPSNGTYVIRANSFAEAETGEYTLAVASPAQGQGMSVADVLAQPVNAQRRLSVGRTVTAALAADDQTLEDGAHVQAWYLDLTAGQRVTVTQRSEDFDSFLRIGLLGGDDALDSNDDYNDDDLDSRISFTAERAGTYVILVSSFEGGETGEYSLEVSADGSGGGSAAEVLGGGATASGDARATRDIAFGQTVSGTLQEGDRVLEDDGTFYDAYTFEGRAGERIIITMRSSDFDAYLSLRTADGALIESNDDIPGADTTDAQIAFTLERAGRYSIYANSLSEGETGRYTLTLERAG
- a CDS encoding caspase family protein, producing the protein MHRPIARCLWLASFAVITSSTVAEAQTKRAVLVGINRYDAVSAPAGSQLAATATTRRITNLNGALNDATAMRDLLVGRFGFPAANARLMTDGEATRDAIIAAVNETLAQSQPGDVVVFFYAGHGSQRRNTLSPSPSRLDQTIVTADANIGAYDIRDKELGRLFNPFLDKGVELILIFDSCHSGSITRGGLSQAVERWAAIDERDAADPGMARDESPDRRGALVISAAQDYQSALERPDATGNPRGIFTVSLIETLNTVPPGESAVNVFRRLRARMQMDGVPQEPVLDATMQRQQRPVFGGASAGDGSTSVAVLRVSSGGVELQGGPALGIRPGAVLRKLSTGADSSIRVTVDSVLGISRTRGRVTTGSANRVQVGDLFVLERWVSAPSAGITLYVPPSGPDRATLEAVADSISELRGEDGIEWLDDLAQLPADSLPFFVMQWTGAGWELRQSGGAAIALPRRPTAAVLRERLLRAKGDAPAARFFLNLPPTAAVASQLRAAFPSGSSVVLGTELATATYALVGRIGGAGIQYALVQPTASQALAQTSPLPLRTDWTELGDGDASGLRELTDKAFTLARVRSWFLLEAPPGGASFPYRLAFRRLSDNALRTEGEFRAGETYEVELVADSAAVTNRIERRRIYVFAIDSHGNAGLVYPQGANVENRVPFDRGPDGRWPTNIPLGPQSQFGIGAPFGVDSFLLLASDEIIEPWAFEWSGVRSATRGAGSGPLSDLLGGTGTRTRGTVTQAPLSWSLDRVVIRTIDR
- a CDS encoding M48 family metalloprotease, whose amino-acid sequence is MHSLRSLIARSLAALLVAGVVAPVLGAQALRAADNMYTVEELRSIADQVIRDRVQRFGRDTDPQRRADIGGLINTIQRTVGYSAHPLKWEIVMDSSLNASAIPGGGMLINVGLALYCDQYAGPRSGNDATRKRRIYMGCLAAVIGHEFGHLELGHTENLGQTINRRQEMQRRLRMASKFSEAVRDSVLMAATRFERNQELEADRAGAIYILRVGYEVQDAIDLFDSMDRDERNSPAWRNRITWTGGHPRSAERVAMLEIARGELKLLQRDYDDAIALIQAEELPDTALAMLDRVLAAFPNLAAARHARAVVLAQQWLAGADPSELRVRPMLPAYDARFMGSIRGSNPNQGRAARAPAREAFTALFHRDAHPYTLANLAVIEAYDGDINGAIEKANLAASKAPRDPAVLNNLGIVLFLANRNAEAKDAFQRAEQAAGNNPSPQILFNNARIAAATGDNASAARYASRYLQRDRGSNWSREAQTLGGTGGGNAGGNAGGGNAGSAAPAARTAPMPSINGAELGAARSRLVAALGEPDGGQDAAGTVWRYPARGLTVLLDEEGRSKMFIVESRAGGALGGVTVGDRYDAVTRAQGQPDLEQQAQQGTVYRWNRGGWNLLTIVNNGAVIAVGAGRN